Proteins found in one Muntiacus reevesi chromosome 2, mMunRee1.1, whole genome shotgun sequence genomic segment:
- the CSTL1 gene encoding cystatin-like 1, with product MGAGRWGNPLLLLAALVLVLGRHQQWPGFQDSESPKNVNATLAFFLENYNNNSNDSYLFGVDRLLRSQVQLTTGVEYLITVKLSRTKCKRNSTKKRSCPIQTKKNLKKSFICDFLVYTLPWMNHYQLWNNSCLDV from the exons ATGGGAGCTGGACGCTGGGGgaaccctctgctgctgctggcggccctggtgctggtgctgggtCGGCATCAACAGTGGCCTGGCTTCCAGGATTCCGAGAGTCCAAAGAATGTTAACGCCACACTCGCCTTCTTCTTGGAGaactacaacaacaacagcaatgactCCTACCTGTTCGGCGTGGACAGGCTGCTCCGCAGTCAGGTGCAG CTGACGACGGGCGTGGAGTACCTGATTACCGTGAAGCTTAGCCGGACCAAGTGCAAGAGGAATAGCACGAAAAAGCGCTCGTGCCCCATTCAGACcaagaagaatctgaagaag agtttcaTTTGCGACTTTTTGGTGTACACTCTACCCTGGATGAACCATTACCAGCTCTGGAATAACTCATGCCTGGATGTGTAG
- the CST11 gene encoding cystatin-11 yields the protein MVRPRQGPRLLLAVVGALVALSYQSKRKSFILVYEVPVSDPVVVTTMDFLTEDFNKKNEDLYNFRIVRVLKAVKRTTDHLEYQVNLEMRRTTCLKSELTNCSFQEGKLYKKINCYFSVFVIPWFEKYKVLAQNCTDV from the exons ATGGTCAGACCCCGGCAGGGCCCCCGGCTGCTGCTGGCTGTTGTGGGGGCTCTGGTGGCCCTCAGCTATCAATCAAAGCGGAAGAGCTTCATACTCGTCTACGAGGTGCCTGTGTCAGACCCCGTGGTGGTGACCACCATGGACTTTTTGACCGAGGACTTCAATAAGAAGAATGAGGACCTGTACAACTTCAGGATCGTGCGTGTCCTGAAGGCCGTGAAGAGG ACGACCGACCACCTAGAGTATCAGGTCAACCTGGAGATGCGGCGGACTACCTGCCTCAAGTCGGAGCTCACCAACTGCTCCTTCCAGGAAGGGAAGCTCTACAAG aaaatcaattgCTACTTCTCAGTATTTGTTATTCCCTGGTTTGAAAAGTATAAAGTTCTGGCCCAAAACTGCACAGATGTCTAG